One part of the Methylobacterium terrae genome encodes these proteins:
- a CDS encoding carboxymuconolactone decarboxylase family protein: protein MEKVDDAHYAAPVAPAEVAAPSTQAVAPALARYTEGTLLGEVWTRPGLSPRDRSLVTLAALIARGQTVELPFHVGRALDNGVTPGEIAETVTHLAFYAGWGSADAALPALRAAFAQRGIGADRLPEAVPAQPLPLDQAAESRRAARVEAEFGTVSPNLVKDTTEILFRDLWLRPGLAPRDRSLVTVSALVANSQVAQMPYHLDRAMDAGLTKEQAGEVIAHLAYYAGWPSAFSALPVARSVFEARNSEERAK from the coding sequence ATGGAGAAGGTCGACGACGCGCACTACGCCGCCCCGGTCGCACCGGCGGAGGTCGCGGCGCCGTCGACGCAGGCGGTCGCCCCGGCCCTCGCGCGCTACACCGAGGGCACCCTGCTCGGCGAGGTGTGGACGCGGCCCGGCCTGTCGCCCCGCGACCGCAGCCTCGTCACCCTCGCGGCGCTCATCGCCCGCGGCCAGACGGTCGAGCTGCCGTTCCATGTCGGGCGCGCCCTCGACAACGGCGTGACCCCGGGCGAGATCGCCGAGACCGTCACCCACCTGGCCTTCTACGCCGGCTGGGGCAGCGCCGATGCGGCGCTCCCGGCCCTGCGGGCGGCGTTCGCGCAGCGCGGGATCGGCGCCGACCGGCTGCCCGAGGCCGTGCCGGCGCAGCCGCTGCCCCTGGATCAGGCGGCGGAGAGCCGGCGCGCCGCCCGCGTCGAGGCCGAGTTCGGGACGGTGTCGCCGAACCTCGTCAAGGACACGACGGAGATCCTGTTCCGGGACCTGTGGCTGCGGCCCGGCCTCGCCCCGCGCGACCGCAGCCTGGTGACGGTGAGCGCGCTCGTCGCCAACTCCCAGGTCGCCCAGATGCCCTACCACCTCGACCGGGCGATGGATGCCGGCCTGACGAAGGAGCAGGCCGGCGAGGTCATCGCCCACCTCGCCTACTACGCCGGCTGGCCCAGCGCCTTCTCGGCCCTGCCGGTCGCCCGAAGCGTCTTCGAGGCACGGAACTCCGAGGAACGGGCGAAATGA
- the larB gene encoding nickel pincer cofactor biosynthesis protein LarB: MSVRDEFALDFARTERIGLEEAVFAAGKSPAQIDAILAAAEERGARFLVTRLDPDRHAALTYRDRLDYCPVSRTAFFGEARRVEGPARIAIVAAGTSDVPVAREAERTLAYQGHATTLIADVGVAGLWRLTRRIEEIRAHPVVICAAGMDAALPSVLGGLVAGAVIAVPTSVGYGVAEGGRAALDAVLASCAPGIAVVNIDNGYGAACAALRLLHAARRLTEAPR; encoded by the coding sequence ATGAGCGTCCGGGACGAATTCGCCCTCGACTTCGCCCGCACGGAGCGGATCGGCCTCGAGGAGGCGGTGTTCGCCGCCGGCAAGTCGCCGGCCCAGATCGACGCGATCCTGGCCGCCGCCGAGGAGCGCGGCGCCCGCTTCCTCGTCACCCGCCTCGATCCGGACCGTCACGCGGCGCTCACCTATCGCGACCGGCTCGATTACTGCCCGGTCTCGCGCACCGCCTTCTTCGGCGAGGCGAGGCGGGTGGAGGGCCCGGCCCGCATCGCCATCGTGGCGGCCGGCACCTCCGACGTGCCGGTGGCCCGCGAGGCCGAGCGGACGCTCGCCTACCAGGGCCATGCCACGACGCTGATCGCCGATGTCGGCGTCGCCGGCCTGTGGCGGCTGACCCGGCGGATCGAGGAGATCCGGGCCCATCCGGTCGTCATCTGCGCCGCCGGCATGGATGCGGCGCTGCCGAGCGTGCTCGGCGGCCTCGTCGCCGGGGCGGTAATCGCAGTGCCGACCTCGGTCGGCTACGGCGTGGCGGAGGGCGGGCGCGCCGCCCTCGACGCGGTGCTGGCGAGCTGCGCCCCCGGCATCGCGGTCGTCAACATCGACAACGGCTACGGCGCCGCCTGCGCGGCCCTGCGCCTGCTCCACGCGGCACGCCGCCTGACGGAGGCACCCCGATGA
- a CDS encoding (R)-mandelonitrile lyase, which translates to MQITRAGTQPSGAGPQDWFTGAVRVDPLFGPPEPARAGGALVTFEPGARTAWHTHPLGQTLIVASGCGLVQAEGGPVEEIRPGDVVWFAPGETHWHGASPTTAMSHIAIQEKQDGRAVDWMGKVSDEQYRSRP; encoded by the coding sequence ATGCAGATCACGCGCGCGGGCACGCAACCCTCCGGCGCCGGCCCGCAGGACTGGTTCACCGGAGCGGTGCGGGTCGATCCCCTGTTCGGGCCGCCGGAGCCGGCCCGGGCCGGCGGCGCCCTCGTCACCTTCGAGCCCGGCGCCCGCACCGCCTGGCACACGCACCCGCTCGGCCAGACGCTGATCGTCGCGAGCGGCTGCGGCCTCGTGCAAGCCGAGGGCGGTCCGGTCGAGGAGATCCGGCCCGGCGACGTGGTCTGGTTCGCGCCCGGCGAGACGCACTGGCACGGCGCGAGCCCGACCACCGCCATGAGCCACATCGCCATCCAGGAGAAGCAGGACGGCCGCGCCGTCGACTGGATGGGGAAGGTCTCGGACGAGCAGTACCGGAGCCGGCCGTGA
- a CDS encoding PhoX family protein: MTQPSLNRSQQAEAAEDAGSNPSPNPTLGEVVARRFDRREILRGGLAGSLAGGLAGGLAVSAISATLAPRAVAAATPETFPFRELPAGADERHHVADGHDAEVLIRWGDPVLPGAPAFDPHRQSAAAQGMQFGYNNDFLGFFPLPGASDPAAHGLLVVNHEYTNEELMFPGLGRQDGKAGFAGMSRDLVDVEMAAHGGSVIEVRREDGRWRVVPGSAYARRITATTPMRLAGPAAGADRLRTSADPEGRTVLGMLNNCAGGVTPWGTWLTCEENVNYYFQGRLPEGSVEAKNHKRLGMPGNLYGWARFHERFDLGKEPNEPNRFGWVVEIDPFDPASVPVKRTAMGRFKHEGAAGAMARDGRYVVFQGDDERFDYVYRFVTQAPVNTADRSANRDILDSGTLSVARFDADGRGTWLPVVFGQGPLTPANGFRDQADVLVETRRAADLLGATKMDRPEDVEANATTGKVYVMLTNNVRRKADQVDAANPRPDNRFGHIVELTPEGGDFAAKDFAWEVLVRCGDPAIAAVGATFSSATTKDGWFGMPDNCAVDGEGRLWVSTDGNSPAKTGRTDGIWAMETDGARRGTGKHFFQVPLGAEMCGPYFTPDDTTFFVAVQHPGEADEEDPNAVPATFENPATRWPDFDPAVPPRPAVVAITRRGGGRVGT; encoded by the coding sequence ATGACACAGCCGTCGCTGAATCGATCGCAGCAGGCCGAGGCGGCCGAGGATGCCGGCTCGAACCCGAGCCCGAACCCGACCCTCGGCGAGGTCGTGGCCCGGCGCTTCGACCGGCGCGAGATTCTTCGCGGGGGCTTGGCGGGGAGCTTGGCGGGCGGTCTGGCCGGGGGTCTGGCCGTCTCGGCGATCTCCGCGACCCTGGCGCCCCGGGCGGTGGCGGCGGCGACGCCCGAGACCTTCCCGTTCCGCGAGCTGCCCGCCGGCGCCGACGAGCGCCACCACGTGGCCGACGGCCACGACGCCGAGGTGCTGATCCGCTGGGGCGATCCGGTCCTGCCCGGCGCCCCGGCCTTCGACCCGCACCGGCAGTCTGCCGCCGCGCAAGGCATGCAATTCGGCTACAACAACGACTTCCTAGGCTTCTTCCCCCTGCCGGGCGCGAGCGACCCCGCCGCCCACGGCCTCCTCGTCGTCAACCACGAATACACCAACGAGGAGCTGATGTTCCCCGGCCTCGGCCGGCAGGACGGCAAGGCCGGCTTCGCCGGCATGAGCCGCGACCTCGTCGACGTCGAGATGGCGGCCCATGGCGGCTCGGTGATCGAGGTCAGGCGCGAGGACGGGCGCTGGCGCGTCGTGCCGGGTTCGGCCTATGCCCGCCGCATCACCGCCACGACCCCGATGCGCCTCGCCGGCCCCGCCGCCGGCGCGGACCGCCTGCGCACGAGCGCCGACCCGGAGGGCCGGACGGTGCTGGGCATGCTCAACAACTGCGCCGGCGGCGTCACCCCGTGGGGCACGTGGCTGACCTGCGAGGAGAACGTCAACTACTACTTCCAGGGCCGCCTGCCCGAGGGCTCGGTGGAGGCGAAGAACCACAAGCGCCTCGGCATGCCCGGCAACCTCTACGGCTGGGCCCGCTTCCACGAGCGCTTCGACCTCGGAAAGGAGCCCAACGAGCCGAACCGCTTCGGCTGGGTGGTCGAGATCGATCCCTTCGATCCGGCGAGCGTGCCGGTGAAGCGCACCGCCATGGGCCGCTTCAAGCACGAGGGCGCCGCCGGCGCGATGGCGCGGGACGGCCGCTACGTCGTGTTCCAGGGCGACGACGAGCGCTTCGACTACGTCTACCGCTTCGTCACGCAGGCACCGGTGAACACGGCCGACAGGTCGGCGAACCGCGACATCCTCGATTCCGGCACCCTGTCGGTCGCCCGCTTCGACGCCGACGGGCGCGGCACCTGGCTGCCGGTCGTGTTCGGGCAAGGCCCGCTGACGCCGGCGAACGGGTTTCGCGACCAGGCCGACGTCCTGGTCGAGACGCGCCGGGCCGCCGATCTCCTCGGCGCCACCAAGATGGACCGGCCGGAGGACGTCGAGGCCAACGCGACGACCGGCAAGGTCTACGTGATGCTGACCAACAACGTGCGCCGCAAGGCCGACCAGGTCGACGCCGCGAACCCGCGGCCGGACAACCGCTTCGGCCACATCGTCGAGCTCACGCCCGAGGGCGGCGACTTCGCCGCGAAGGACTTCGCCTGGGAGGTGCTGGTGCGGTGCGGCGATCCCGCGATCGCCGCGGTGGGCGCCACCTTCTCGTCGGCGACGACGAAGGACGGCTGGTTCGGCATGCCGGACAATTGTGCGGTCGACGGAGAGGGCCGCCTCTGGGTCTCGACCGACGGCAACTCGCCGGCGAAGACCGGCCGCACCGACGGCATCTGGGCGATGGAGACCGACGGCGCCCGCCGCGGCACGGGCAAGCACTTCTTCCAGGTGCCGCTGGGGGCCGAGATGTGCGGCCCCTACTTCACCCCCGACGACACCACCTTCTTCGTCGCCGTGCAGCATCCGGGCGAGGCCGACGAGGAGGATCCGAACGCCGTGCCTGCCACCTTCGAGAACCCGGCGACCCGCTGGCCCGACTTCGACCCCGCGGTGCCGCCGCGCCCGGCGGTGGTGGCGATCACGAGACGGGGTGGGGGGAGAGTGGGGACGTAG
- a CDS encoding pyridoxal phosphate-dependent decarboxylase family protein, producing MDDETFRAWARRAADWSVDYLAGVGERPVRAQVAPGEIFRQLPPEPPAAGEAMEAIFADLDRVVMPGMTHWQHPRFFAYFPANASPPSLVAEFVTAALAAQCMLWQTSPAATELETRVMDWLRQMIGLPDGFSGVIQDSASGATLAALLTARERALGFTGNAKGLAGGPALRVYASEQVHSSVDKAVRIAGIGDANLVRIPVAGPLHGMDPGALDAAIRADREAGLRPAAIVACLGGTGIGACDPIEAVAAVARRHDVFLHVDAAWAGSAMICPEFRDLMRGAEQADSLVFNPHKWLFTHFDCSAHFVRDPKALTDTLGLRPSYLRTLGHDGVVDYNEWSIPLGRRFRALKLWFVIRSYGVEALRGMIRDHVAWARELAGLIEAEPDFELTSAPILSLFSFRFAPAGIDDLDALNARLVERINDDGRTYLTQTRHDGRFVIRFQVGQTTTTRADVMMAWDAVREIAAGLRAG from the coding sequence ATGGACGACGAGACGTTTCGGGCCTGGGCGCGCCGGGCCGCCGACTGGTCGGTGGACTACCTCGCGGGCGTCGGCGAGCGGCCGGTGCGGGCGCAGGTGGCGCCGGGCGAGATCTTCCGCCAGCTGCCGCCCGAGCCGCCGGCCGCGGGCGAGGCGATGGAGGCCATCTTCGCCGACCTCGACCGGGTGGTGATGCCGGGCATGACCCACTGGCAGCACCCGCGCTTCTTCGCCTACTTCCCGGCCAATGCCAGCCCGCCCTCCCTGGTGGCGGAGTTCGTCACCGCGGCGCTCGCCGCCCAGTGCATGCTCTGGCAGACCTCGCCGGCGGCGACCGAGCTCGAGACCCGGGTGATGGACTGGCTGCGCCAGATGATCGGCCTGCCCGACGGCTTCTCGGGCGTGATCCAGGACTCGGCCTCGGGCGCGACGCTCGCCGCGCTGCTGACCGCCCGCGAGCGGGCGCTCGGCTTCACCGGCAACGCGAAAGGGCTCGCCGGCGGGCCTGCTTTACGGGTCTACGCCTCCGAGCAGGTGCATTCCTCGGTCGACAAGGCGGTGCGCATCGCCGGCATCGGCGATGCCAACCTGGTGCGGATCCCCGTGGCCGGCCCTCTCCACGGCATGGACCCGGGCGCCCTCGACGCGGCGATCCGGGCCGACCGCGAGGCGGGGCTGAGGCCTGCCGCGATCGTCGCCTGCCTCGGCGGCACCGGGATCGGCGCCTGCGACCCGATCGAGGCCGTCGCCGCGGTGGCGCGCCGTCACGACGTCTTCCTCCACGTCGACGCCGCCTGGGCCGGCAGCGCGATGATCTGCCCCGAGTTCCGCGACCTGATGCGGGGCGCCGAACAGGCCGACAGCCTGGTGTTCAACCCGCACAAGTGGCTGTTCACCCATTTCGACTGCTCGGCCCATTTCGTGCGCGACCCGAAGGCGCTCACCGACACGCTCGGCCTTCGCCCCTCCTACCTGCGCACGCTCGGCCACGACGGCGTCGTCGACTACAACGAGTGGTCGATCCCCCTCGGGCGCCGCTTCCGGGCGCTGAAGCTGTGGTTCGTGATCCGCTCCTACGGCGTCGAGGCGCTGCGGGGCATGATCCGCGACCACGTCGCCTGGGCGCGGGAGCTCGCCGGGCTCATCGAGGCCGAGCCCGACTTCGAGCTGACCTCGGCGCCGATCCTGTCCCTGTTCAGCTTCCGCTTTGCGCCCGCAGGGATCGACGACCTCGACGCGCTCAACGCCCGCCTCGTCGAGCGCATCAACGACGACGGCCGCACCTACCTGACCCAGACCCGGCACGATGGCCGCTTCGTCATCCGCTTCCAGGTCGGCCAGACCACCACGACGCGGGCGGACGTGATGATGGCGTGGGACGCGGTGCGGGAGATCGCGGCGGGGTTGCGGGCGGGGTGA
- a CDS encoding LysR family transcriptional regulator translates to MARENLNDLAAFLAVARARSFTRAAAQLGVSQSALSQVVRDLEARVGLRLLTRTTRSVAPTEAGERLLQEIGPHLDGIHAGLTALTALRETPAGTVRINADEHAVTAVLWPALRTILPDYPDIRVELVTDFGMTDIVAARFDAGVRLGEVVAKDMVAVPIGPDMRMAAVASPAYFARRPPPRTPQDLTGHTCINLRLPTHGGLYAWEFEEAGREIRVRVEGQVVFNTVSMILRAALDGFGIAYLPQDMVQAHLDRGELVRVLEAWSPPFPGYHLYYPSRRQHAPAFAVLVEALRYRG, encoded by the coding sequence ATGGCGCGGGAGAACCTGAACGACCTCGCCGCCTTCCTGGCCGTCGCCCGCGCCCGGAGCTTCACCCGGGCCGCCGCGCAGCTCGGCGTGTCGCAATCGGCGCTGAGCCAGGTCGTGCGCGACCTCGAGGCGCGGGTGGGCCTGCGGCTCCTCACCCGCACCACCCGCAGCGTCGCGCCGACGGAAGCGGGCGAGCGCCTGCTGCAGGAGATCGGCCCGCACCTCGACGGGATCCATGCCGGCCTCACCGCCCTGACGGCCCTGCGCGAGACGCCCGCCGGCACGGTGCGGATCAACGCCGACGAGCACGCCGTGACCGCGGTCCTGTGGCCGGCCCTGCGGACCATCCTGCCGGATTACCCGGACATCCGGGTCGAGCTGGTGACCGATTTCGGCATGACCGACATCGTCGCCGCGCGCTTCGACGCCGGCGTGCGCCTCGGCGAGGTGGTGGCCAAGGACATGGTGGCTGTGCCGATCGGCCCCGACATGCGCATGGCGGCGGTGGCCTCACCGGCCTACTTCGCCCGCCGTCCGCCACCGCGCACGCCGCAGGACCTGACCGGCCACACCTGCATCAACCTGCGCCTGCCGACCCATGGCGGCCTCTACGCCTGGGAGTTCGAGGAGGCGGGCCGGGAGATCCGCGTGCGGGTCGAGGGCCAGGTGGTGTTCAACACCGTCAGCATGATCCTGCGCGCGGCCCTCGACGGGTTCGGCATCGCCTACCTGCCGCAGGACATGGTGCAGGCCCATCTCGACCGGGGCGAGCTGGTCCGGGTGCTGGAGGCCTGGAGCCCGCCCTTTCCCGGCTACCACCTGTACTACCCGAGCCGGCGCCAGCACGCCCCGGCCTTCGCGGTGCTGGTCGAGGCCCTGCGCTACCGGGGGTGA
- a CDS encoding glucose 1-dehydrogenase, whose amino-acid sequence MSATGSFEGRVALVTGAAMGMGLAAARAFAEAGAAVVLADLDLEAARAAEAGINAAGGRALAVRCDVGRDDEVAAMVARTVDTFGRLDAAFNNAGIQIPPNDVVDVPSADYERVMAINLRGVWTCMRAELRQMQAQGRGAIVNCSSIGGLVGNPGLAAYHATKYGVIGMTQSAALENAARGIRVNAVCPGTIDTPMVARMVAERPEAMAEILRKQPIGRLGRPEEVAAAVLWLCSDAASFVVGVALPVDGGYTAH is encoded by the coding sequence ATGAGCGCGACGGGTTCGTTCGAGGGCCGGGTCGCCCTGGTGACCGGGGCGGCGATGGGCATGGGGCTCGCCGCCGCCCGGGCCTTCGCCGAGGCCGGGGCCGCCGTGGTCCTGGCCGATCTCGACCTCGAGGCCGCCCGGGCGGCCGAGGCCGGGATCAACGCCGCCGGCGGCCGGGCCCTCGCGGTCCGCTGCGACGTCGGGCGGGACGACGAGGTCGCCGCCATGGTCGCGCGCACCGTCGACACGTTCGGGCGGCTGGACGCGGCCTTCAACAATGCCGGCATCCAGATCCCGCCGAACGACGTCGTCGACGTGCCGAGCGCCGATTACGAGCGGGTGATGGCGATCAACCTGCGCGGGGTCTGGACCTGCATGCGGGCCGAGCTGCGCCAGATGCAGGCGCAAGGGCGCGGCGCGATCGTCAACTGCTCGTCGATCGGCGGCCTCGTCGGCAATCCGGGCCTCGCGGCCTATCACGCCACCAAGTACGGCGTGATCGGCATGACCCAGAGCGCGGCGCTCGAGAATGCCGCGCGGGGCATCCGCGTCAACGCGGTCTGCCCCGGCACCATCGACACGCCGATGGTGGCCCGGATGGTCGCCGAGCGGCCCGAGGCGATGGCGGAGATCCTCAGGAAGCAGCCGATCGGCCGGCTCGGCCGGCCGGAGGAGGTCGCGGCCGCCGTGCTCTGGCTGTGCAGCGATGCGGCGAGCTTCGTCGTGGGCGTCGCCCTGCCGGTCGACGGCGGCTACACCGCGCACTGA
- a CDS encoding FG-GAP-like repeat-containing protein, which translates to MTVPNIPIKRYADLSADTTANNFPLIAADGGSFTGSIASRGADTEDFFAVDLIGGSRDSGRDSLGTSGDLVIGYSVDPNVTLFFEYETSTYTKLNTTGIGLLGGSRNITGTGSIILRETSWRPSAPGDYALTFKISVQKPDNFNGLYSIVLNNQTSTGNGGGGTGGGGTGDPSAQIDLTSSLSNLSLDRGSVATPGATQSVGVSIANSGGANGSAGNIAFYLSSDSTIDPATDRLLTTKNLMIDLVAAKSSANQNFTFTIPTDVAPGNYYLGIIPDYDNKISETNEANNTSNVLALTVKGITNATSGVDLTASASNVRLTGTGRIAADVAITNTGTLSSSAGNIAGYLSTDSTITTSDLFLGFGNLLETIPANGSKPGPGEFALPANLAAGTYYFGVIADYDNRILEVNEANNASSGLAIRLAGTGSGTGGGTGGGGGTGGGTGTGPSPLSVSALGDFNGDGRADLLWRDTVGHINTWQLTGTGVSGAPNIGTISSAWVAQGIGDFNGDGRDDILWRDQAGHVNAWQVNGGTVTGAPNLGTIGSEWTVQGVGDFNGDGRDDILWRDQAGHVNAWQVNGATVTGAPNLGTIGSEWTVQGVGDFNGDGRDDILWRDQAGHVNIWTVNGDLVTGAPNIGTISSEWSVAGIGDFNGDKRDDILWRDQAGHINAWILGSGGAVVSAPNLGTVGSEWTIEGIGDTNADGRSDIVFRDNVGHVNTWLVGAGGTTLSGTPNIGAITSDWTLIG; encoded by the coding sequence CGCTCATTGCCGCGGATGGTGGTAGCTTCACCGGATCCATCGCATCCAGAGGGGCCGATACGGAGGATTTCTTCGCCGTGGATCTGATTGGCGGATCGCGGGACAGCGGCAGAGATTCACTTGGGACGAGTGGAGATCTGGTCATCGGCTACTCGGTTGACCCGAACGTGACTCTATTCTTCGAATACGAGACATCCACCTATACGAAGCTGAATACCACCGGCATCGGTCTCTTGGGCGGCAGTCGAAATATTACGGGGACGGGATCGATCATATTGCGTGAGACCAGCTGGAGGCCTAGCGCTCCTGGTGATTATGCTCTCACCTTCAAAATTTCGGTTCAGAAACCCGATAATTTCAACGGACTCTATTCGATTGTCCTCAATAATCAGACGAGCACTGGTAACGGCGGGGGCGGTACCGGAGGGGGTGGAACCGGCGATCCGAGCGCCCAGATCGATCTGACGTCCTCGCTCAGCAACTTGTCGCTCGACCGCGGCAGCGTGGCGACGCCGGGCGCCACGCAGAGCGTCGGCGTGTCGATCGCCAACAGTGGCGGTGCGAACGGCTCCGCCGGCAACATCGCCTTCTACCTGTCCTCGGACAGCACGATCGATCCGGCGACAGACCGTCTCCTGACCACCAAGAATCTCATGATCGACCTGGTCGCCGCCAAAAGCAGCGCGAACCAGAATTTCACCTTCACGATCCCCACAGACGTTGCTCCGGGAAACTATTATCTCGGAATTATCCCGGATTACGACAACAAGATTTCCGAGACGAACGAGGCGAACAATACCTCGAACGTTCTGGCCTTGACGGTCAAGGGCATCACGAATGCGACATCCGGCGTCGACCTGACGGCGAGTGCATCGAACGTCCGCCTGACGGGCACCGGGCGGATCGCAGCCGACGTGGCCATCACGAATACCGGCACCCTGTCATCGTCGGCCGGCAACATCGCCGGTTATCTGTCGACCGATTCGACGATCACGACCTCGGATCTCTTCCTCGGTTTCGGCAACCTGCTGGAGACGATCCCGGCCAATGGATCCAAGCCGGGTCCGGGCGAGTTCGCCCTGCCGGCCAACCTGGCGGCGGGCACGTACTATTTCGGGGTCATCGCCGATTACGACAATCGCATTCTCGAGGTGAATGAAGCCAACAATGCCTCGAGCGGACTGGCCATCAGGCTTGCGGGCACGGGCTCCGGAACCGGAGGCGGGACTGGAGGCGGTGGTGGGACCGGAGGCGGCACCGGCACCGGGCCCTCCCCCCTCTCCGTCTCCGCGCTGGGCGACTTCAACGGCGACGGGCGCGCGGACCTGCTCTGGCGCGACACGGTCGGGCACATCAACACGTGGCAGCTGACCGGCACGGGCGTGTCCGGAGCGCCCAACATCGGCACGATCTCGAGCGCATGGGTCGCGCAGGGGATCGGCGACTTCAACGGCGACGGGCGCGACGACATCCTGTGGCGGGATCAGGCCGGGCACGTCAACGCCTGGCAGGTCAACGGCGGGACCGTCACGGGGGCGCCGAACCTCGGCACGATCGGGTCCGAGTGGACGGTGCAGGGCGTCGGCGACTTCAACGGCGACGGGCGCGACGACATCTTGTGGCGGGACCAGGCCGGGCACGTCAACGCCTGGCAGGTCAACGGCGCGACCGTCACGGGGGCGCCGAACCTCGGCACGATCGGGTCCGAGTGGACGGTGCAGGGCGTCGGCGACTTCAACGGCGACGGGCGCGACGACATCCTGTGGCGGGACCAGGCCGGGCACGTCAACATCTGGACGGTGAACGGCGACCTCGTCACGGGGGCGCCCAACATCGGCACGATCTCGTCCGAGTGGTCGGTCGCCGGCATCGGCGACTTCAACGGCGACAAGCGCGACGACATCCTGTGGCGGGACCAGGCCGGGCACATCAACGCCTGGATCCTGGGTTCCGGCGGCGCGGTCGTGTCCGCTCCCAATCTCGGCACGGTCGGGTCCGAATGGACGATCGAGGGCATCGGCGACACCAATGCCGACGGCCGCTCGGACATCGTCTTCCGCGACAATGTCGGCCACGTGAACACCTGGCTCGTCGGAGCCGGAGGCACCACCCTGTCGGGGACCCCCAACATCGGCGCCATCACGTCCGACTGGACCCTGATCGGATAA
- a CDS encoding aldo/keto reductase: MERRSFLQGAALGAGLAVSGQAGAAVNAPPPPSSGPLPNTRPADPADLPLVTDPGERRGEMLYRPFGRTGEKISAIGMGGFHLGKSAVTDAEATRLIHEGIDRGITFMDNCWDYNEGRSEERMGIALEQSGYRDKVFLMSKMDGRTKEEAMKQIDQSLRRLRTDRIDLVQHHEILRYDDPDRVFAEGGAMEAFQEAKKAGKLRHIGFTGHKDPRIHLQMLEVAAERGFHFDAVQMPLNVMDAHFRSFGHLVLPYLVQNGIAPLAMKTFGDGVILKSDAPIKPIEYLHFSLNLPTAVVITGIQNQRDLDQAFEAVKTFAPMDKATVAELLNRSRPYALEGKYELFKTSATFDGTAKNAAWLGEDVPGVKTLAPTME; the protein is encoded by the coding sequence ATGGAACGTCGCAGCTTCCTGCAGGGCGCGGCCCTCGGGGCCGGTCTCGCGGTCTCAGGTCAAGCGGGGGCGGCCGTGAACGCCCCGCCGCCGCCCAGCTCCGGCCCCTTGCCGAACACCCGCCCGGCCGATCCCGCCGACCTGCCGCTCGTCACCGATCCCGGCGAGCGCCGGGGCGAGATGCTCTACCGCCCGTTCGGGCGCACGGGCGAAAAGATCTCGGCGATCGGCATGGGCGGCTTCCACCTCGGCAAGAGCGCGGTGACCGATGCCGAGGCGACGCGGCTGATCCACGAGGGGATCGATCGCGGCATCACCTTCATGGACAATTGCTGGGACTACAACGAGGGCCGCTCGGAGGAGCGGATGGGCATCGCCCTCGAGCAGAGCGGGTACCGGGACAAGGTCTTCCTGATGTCCAAGATGGACGGGCGGACCAAAGAGGAAGCCATGAAGCAGATCGACCAGTCGCTGCGCCGCCTGCGCACCGACCGGATCGACCTTGTCCAGCACCACGAGATCCTGCGCTACGACGATCCCGACCGGGTCTTCGCCGAGGGAGGCGCCATGGAGGCGTTCCAGGAGGCGAAGAAGGCCGGCAAGCTGCGCCATATCGGCTTCACCGGCCACAAGGACCCGCGCATCCACCTGCAGATGCTCGAAGTGGCGGCCGAGCGCGGCTTCCACTTCGACGCGGTGCAGATGCCGCTCAACGTGATGGACGCGCATTTCCGCAGCTTCGGCCACCTCGTGCTGCCCTACCTCGTCCAGAACGGCATCGCGCCGCTCGCCATGAAGACCTTCGGCGACGGGGTGATCCTGAAGAGCGACGCACCGATCAAGCCGATCGAGTACCTGCACTTCTCGCTCAACCTGCCGACCGCGGTGGTCATCACTGGCATCCAGAACCAGCGCGACCTCGACCAGGCCTTCGAGGCGGTGAAGACCTTCGCGCCGATGGACAAGGCGACGGTGGCGGAACTCCTGAACCGCAGCCGCCCCTACGCGCTGGAGGGCAAGTACGAGCTGTTCAAGACGAGTGCCACCTTCGACGGCACCGCCAAGAACGCCGCCTGGCTCGGCGAGGACGTGCCGGGGGTGAAGACGCTGGCGCCCACCATGGAGTGA